The Nitrospira sp. genome contains a region encoding:
- a CDS encoding 3'(2'),5'-bisphosphate nucleotidase CysQ: MDRELALLTDALYQAGLEALRLSTTGFDTYTKADQSPVTSADLAVNRILHDRLSAAFPDDGWLSEESTDDGERLGKSRVWIVDPIDGTRAFVRGLPEFCLSVALVEQGTPVVAAIFNPSTGDCYSAVRGRGLKAERLLEPTHPPYTPAERPLALVNPWELRVGRFEGLEPHIRCRPIGSIAYALALVAAGQADAAMTLDGGNEWDIAAGVLLIEESGGQATTAAGQPLAFNRSDPRLSGTLAIGPSLSTEARAHLIRHSTAQAGARTSLP, from the coding sequence ATGGATCGTGAGCTCGCCCTATTGACTGACGCCCTGTATCAGGCGGGGCTCGAAGCCCTTCGCCTCTCGACGACCGGATTTGACACCTACACGAAGGCCGATCAGTCCCCGGTCACGTCCGCCGACCTTGCAGTCAATCGCATCCTGCACGATCGATTGTCGGCTGCGTTTCCTGATGACGGCTGGCTGTCCGAGGAAAGCACGGACGACGGGGAGCGTCTGGGCAAATCACGCGTCTGGATTGTCGATCCGATCGACGGGACGCGCGCCTTCGTGCGAGGACTGCCGGAATTTTGCCTGTCGGTCGCCTTGGTCGAACAGGGCACGCCGGTCGTCGCCGCCATCTTCAATCCCTCAACCGGTGACTGCTATTCGGCCGTACGTGGGCGGGGATTGAAAGCTGAGCGTCTCCTTGAACCCACGCATCCTCCCTATACTCCGGCTGAGCGGCCGCTCGCGCTCGTGAATCCGTGGGAATTGCGAGTCGGTCGATTTGAAGGCCTTGAGCCCCACATTCGATGCCGCCCGATCGGCTCCATTGCCTATGCCCTCGCGCTCGTTGCGGCCGGACAGGCCGATGCGGCCATGACCCTCGACGGCGGCAACGAATGGGACATCGCCGCCGGCGTGCTGCTCATCGAGGAAAGCGGAGGGCAAGCCACCACCGCCGCCGGCCAACCACTGGCATTTAACCGCTCCGATCCGAGACTGTCCGGCACGCTGGCGATCGGCCCGAGTCTGTCGACCGAGGCACGCGCACATCTCATCCGACACAGCACCGCACAGGCGGGGGCACGTACTTCCCTGCCGTAA
- the corA gene encoding magnesium/cobalt transporter CorA, which translates to MAMKMKHKHSRKAGLPPGTLVHIGEKRSETVTITVYEYGEGQFQERSVAKPDEITLTGEPTVRWVDVGGIHKMEVLEAFGKMFGLHPLLLEDIANTDQRPKLDDYGTYGYVVLKMLYEGKNEGDINVEQVSLVFGENYVLSFQENGGDVFQGVKERLRNGKGRLRHAGADYLLYALMDSIVDRYFVILETLGEKIEVLQDVCVTNPGPETLKDIHALKRQLLYFRRSVWPLRDLMNNLSRSDGQFFQGSTKVFFRDVYDHIIQIGDTVETLREMVSSMMEVYLSSVSYRLNGVMKVLTIITTIFMPLSFIASIYGMNFEHMPELKSPWGYPMVLSVMAVTGLAMLYFFKQKKWL; encoded by the coding sequence TTGGCCATGAAGATGAAGCACAAACATTCTCGGAAAGCGGGGCTGCCGCCCGGCACCCTGGTCCACATCGGTGAGAAAAGGTCCGAGACCGTCACCATTACCGTCTATGAATACGGTGAAGGGCAATTTCAGGAACGCTCGGTGGCGAAGCCGGATGAGATCACCTTGACGGGTGAGCCGACCGTTCGCTGGGTGGATGTCGGGGGCATTCACAAGATGGAGGTGCTGGAGGCCTTCGGAAAAATGTTCGGACTCCATCCGCTGTTGCTGGAAGACATCGCGAATACGGACCAACGCCCGAAGCTTGACGACTACGGCACGTATGGCTACGTGGTCTTGAAAATGCTGTACGAGGGGAAGAACGAAGGCGACATCAATGTCGAGCAGGTCAGTCTGGTGTTCGGAGAAAACTATGTGCTGTCATTTCAGGAAAACGGTGGCGATGTATTCCAGGGCGTCAAAGAACGGCTGCGGAACGGGAAGGGGCGGTTACGCCATGCGGGTGCGGACTACCTGCTCTATGCGCTGATGGATTCGATCGTGGATCGGTACTTCGTCATTCTGGAAACCCTGGGAGAAAAAATCGAGGTCTTGCAGGACGTGTGTGTGACCAACCCCGGGCCGGAAACCCTGAAGGATATCCATGCGCTCAAACGGCAACTCCTGTACTTCCGCCGATCGGTCTGGCCGCTGCGTGATCTCATGAACAACCTGTCGAGGTCGGATGGCCAGTTTTTCCAAGGCTCGACGAAGGTGTTTTTCCGCGACGTCTACGATCACATTATTCAGATCGGCGACACGGTCGAGACCCTGCGGGAAATGGTCTCGTCGATGATGGAAGTGTATCTGTCCAGCGTCAGTTACCGGTTGAACGGGGTCATGAAAGTGCTGACGATCATCACGACGATTTTCATGCCGCTCAGCTTTATTGCGAGTATCTACGGAATGAATTTCGAGCACATGCCGGAATTGAAATCGCCCTGGGGGTATCCGATGGTGCTGAGCGTCATGGCTGTGACCGGACTGGCGATGTTGTACTTCTTCAAGCAAAAGAAGTGGCTCTGA
- the leuD gene encoding 3-isopropylmalate dehydratase small subunit → MDAFTTLTGLVAPLDRLNVDTDQIIPKQFLKTIKRTGLREGLFYDWRRRKDGSQDPDFFLNQPRYQQASILLTRDNFGCGSSREHAPWALLDQGFRCVLAPSFADIFYNNCFQNGILPVVLKGSDIQALFDGVTKHDGYKLTVDLAAQQVNTPEGTAYHFDIDPFRKDCLYRGLDAIGLTLQHAAQIGEYEQRRRTQAPWLFQDVR, encoded by the coding sequence ATGGACGCATTCACCACACTCACCGGCTTGGTCGCTCCGTTGGACCGGCTCAATGTCGATACCGACCAAATCATTCCGAAGCAGTTTTTGAAGACCATCAAGCGCACGGGTCTGCGTGAAGGGTTGTTCTATGATTGGCGGCGACGAAAGGATGGATCCCAGGACCCTGACTTTTTCCTGAACCAACCGCGCTACCAACAGGCCTCGATCCTCCTGACAAGGGACAACTTCGGCTGCGGATCGTCTCGCGAACATGCCCCCTGGGCGCTGCTCGACCAGGGATTTCGCTGCGTCCTGGCACCCAGCTTCGCGGACATTTTCTACAACAACTGCTTCCAGAACGGCATTCTTCCGGTGGTGCTGAAGGGATCGGACATCCAAGCGCTGTTCGACGGCGTAACCAAGCATGATGGCTACAAGCTGACCGTCGACTTGGCGGCCCAGCAGGTCAACACACCTGAGGGCACGGCCTACCACTTCGACATCGATCCGTTCCGAAAGGATTGCCTGTATCGCGGATTGGACGCGATCGGCCTGACACTGCAGCATGCGGCACAGATCGGCGAGTACGAGCAACGCCGCCGCACCCAAGCCCCCTGGCTATTTCAAGACGTAAGGTAA
- the leuC gene encoding 3-isopropylmalate dehydratase large subunit, whose translation MAAQTLFEKIWNDHVVRAEPDGTTLLYIDRHLVHEVTSPQAFEGLTVAGRTPRRSAAALAVPDHNVPTTDRRIAIADPISAKQIQTLDDNCKTFGITLFGMNDIRQGVVHVIGPEQGFTLPGMTIVCGDSHTSTHGAFGALAFGIGTSEVEHVLATQCLVQKRPKTMEVRVDGQLSPRCSAKDIILAIIGKIGTAGGTGYVIEYTGSAIRALSMEGRMTLCNMSIEGGARAGMVAPDETTFNYIKGRPMAPKGALWDQAVAAWRNLHTDAGAKYDAVVELRAETIAPQVTWGTSPGMVTGVDGTVPDPSTMRDDKLRQATERAIEYMALKPGMPIRDIKIDKVFIGSCTNSRIEDLRLAASFAKGKKVAGSVHAMVVPGSGLVKQQAEQEGLDRIFKESGFEWREAGCSMCLAMNADVLQPGERCASTSNRNFEGRQGAGGRTHLVSPAMAVAAAIEGHFVDIRQWS comes from the coding sequence ATGGCTGCACAGACACTGTTCGAAAAAATTTGGAACGACCACGTGGTTCGGGCGGAACCGGATGGAACCACGTTGCTCTATATCGATCGCCATTTGGTGCACGAAGTCACCTCGCCGCAGGCCTTCGAAGGGCTGACAGTGGCCGGGCGCACTCCGCGCCGATCGGCTGCCGCACTGGCGGTCCCCGATCACAATGTCCCGACGACTGACCGCCGCATCGCCATTGCCGATCCCATTAGCGCGAAACAAATCCAAACGTTGGATGATAACTGCAAGACGTTTGGCATTACCCTCTTCGGCATGAACGACATCCGCCAAGGCGTGGTCCACGTCATCGGCCCAGAGCAAGGATTCACCCTGCCGGGCATGACGATCGTCTGCGGAGATTCTCATACGTCGACTCACGGCGCGTTCGGCGCGCTCGCGTTCGGCATCGGCACCAGCGAAGTCGAACACGTGCTGGCCACGCAATGTCTCGTGCAGAAGCGCCCCAAAACGATGGAAGTCCGTGTCGATGGGCAACTGTCGCCGCGCTGCTCCGCAAAGGACATCATCCTGGCCATCATCGGCAAGATCGGGACGGCAGGCGGAACGGGCTATGTGATCGAATATACGGGTTCCGCCATTCGCGCGCTCAGCATGGAAGGCCGCATGACGCTCTGCAACATGTCGATCGAAGGTGGAGCCCGCGCCGGCATGGTCGCTCCGGACGAGACCACCTTCAACTACATCAAAGGCCGCCCGATGGCGCCGAAGGGAGCCCTCTGGGACCAGGCCGTGGCAGCCTGGCGGAATCTCCACACCGATGCCGGCGCGAAGTACGATGCCGTCGTGGAATTACGTGCCGAGACGATTGCGCCGCAGGTGACGTGGGGAACCAGCCCCGGCATGGTGACCGGCGTGGATGGCACGGTGCCGGACCCCAGCACCATGCGCGATGACAAACTCCGCCAGGCCACCGAGCGCGCCATCGAGTATATGGCGCTCAAGCCCGGCATGCCGATCCGCGACATTAAGATCGACAAGGTGTTCATCGGGTCCTGCACCAATTCACGGATCGAAGACCTACGGCTGGCCGCCTCCTTCGCCAAGGGCAAAAAGGTCGCCGGCAGCGTGCACGCCATGGTCGTCCCCGGCTCCGGTCTGGTGAAACAGCAGGCGGAACAAGAGGGCTTGGACCGCATCTTCAAGGAATCGGGCTTCGAATGGCGCGAGGCCGGCTGCAGCATGTGCCTGGCGATGAATGCCGACGTGTTACAGCCAGGCGAACGCTGCGCCTCGACCAGCAATCGGAACTTCGAAGGCCGTCAAGGCGCCGGGGGACGCACCCATCTGGTGTCGCCGGCCATGGCGGTGGCAGCGGCGATCGAGGGCCATTTCGTCGATATCCGCCAATGGTCATAA
- a CDS encoding response regulator — MGRDEICATSCGEAKDQRSAPSQSELADSPPFSLLLVDDMEDNRLLISLFLKAMPYRLAVAENGVEGVRTFQSSRYDLVLMDIQMPVMDGYDATRAIRAWEAKEGHRATPIIALTASAFEGDLAQAYAAGVTAHLTKPITKATLLETVRRYAPQASGGKPTHE, encoded by the coding sequence ATGGGACGCGACGAAATTTGTGCGACCTCGTGCGGAGAGGCGAAGGATCAGCGGTCGGCGCCGAGCCAGTCAGAACTGGCCGACTCTCCCCCTTTCAGCCTGCTGCTCGTCGACGACATGGAAGACAATCGCCTGCTGATCAGCTTGTTCTTGAAAGCCATGCCCTATCGGCTTGCCGTGGCGGAAAACGGCGTCGAGGGAGTGCGCACATTTCAGTCCAGTCGTTACGACCTGGTGTTGATGGATATTCAGATGCCGGTCATGGACGGGTATGATGCCACACGAGCCATTCGTGCATGGGAGGCAAAGGAAGGGCATCGAGCCACCCCGATCATCGCGCTGACCGCCAGTGCCTTTGAAGGAGACCTCGCACAGGCGTATGCAGCCGGCGTGACCGCCCATCTGACAAAACCCATCACAAAGGCGACGCTGCTGGAGACGGTGCGTCGATACGCGCCCCAGGCGTCCGGCGGGAAACCCACGCATGAGTGA
- a CDS encoding NAD(P)-dependent oxidoreductase yields MNVALLGTGLLGAAVAERLHAEGHSLSVYNRSAEKTYALRELGVTVAPTAAAAMSEAHVVLLFLADAAAIRTVLFDRPTSAALNGRMVIQMGTIGPSDSRALESEVARLGGRYLEAPVLGSITEAKTGTLLIMVGGTPEDYAQWTPLLHTVGSDVRLIGPVGKAAVMKLALNQLIATEMAAFALSLGLIRDGDVDRDTFMDILRKSALYTPMFDKKLPRLSTRHYEHPNFSTRHLLKDVDLCLAAAEQAHLSTEGLQGVRSLLTDTIAQGLGEVDYSALYERVDPAEGTRQG; encoded by the coding sequence ATGAACGTTGCCTTGCTGGGGACAGGATTGTTGGGAGCCGCAGTCGCAGAACGGCTGCATGCCGAAGGTCACTCCCTCTCGGTCTATAACCGCTCTGCGGAGAAAACCTATGCGCTGCGGGAGCTTGGAGTGACGGTGGCGCCCACTGCGGCTGCGGCTATGTCCGAGGCCCACGTCGTACTGCTATTCCTGGCTGATGCCGCCGCCATCCGTACCGTCCTGTTCGACCGCCCCACGAGTGCCGCACTCAACGGACGTATGGTGATCCAGATGGGCACCATCGGGCCGTCAGACAGCCGTGCACTTGAATCGGAGGTCGCTCGACTGGGCGGTCGCTACCTGGAAGCGCCGGTGCTCGGCAGCATCACGGAGGCCAAGACAGGCACGCTGTTGATCATGGTCGGCGGGACGCCTGAGGACTATGCCCAATGGACACCGCTCCTCCACACCGTGGGATCGGATGTGCGTCTCATCGGGCCAGTGGGTAAGGCTGCGGTGATGAAACTCGCGCTGAATCAGTTGATCGCCACAGAAATGGCCGCCTTTGCCCTCAGTCTCGGACTGATTCGCGACGGCGACGTCGACCGGGACACGTTCATGGACATCCTGCGAAAAAGCGCGTTGTACACCCCGATGTTCGACAAGAAATTGCCGCGACTGTCGACGCGACACTACGAGCATCCGAATTTTTCAACGCGGCATCTGCTCAAGGATGTCGATTTGTGTCTGGCGGCAGCCGAACAGGCGCACCTTTCAACCGAAGGACTTCAGGGAGTGCGATCGCTGCTCACCGACACGATCGCGCAAGGATTGGGAGAGGTGGATTACTCGGCGTTGTATGAGCGAGTGGATCCGGCGGAAGGGACGCGTCAGGGTTAA